A genomic stretch from Croceibacterium aestuarii includes:
- a CDS encoding tannase/feruloyl esterase family alpha/beta hydrolase: protein MHKSASLILAAMLAGATATSGAAQSSPASLPRESGKRLAGPALGEKDCARLVGRSFGDRLEITSATQVAAAAAGTVGQGPFTNTTHLPAHCLVKGIIDKRTGAGGKTYGIQFALALPQDWSGRFLMMGGGGLNGTVGQPWGPVAAGMTPALARGFAVVAHDSGHAGTVWDSSFSADQRAALDFAESSLPTVTKAARAITETYYGSPVAHSYMTGCSTGGREGMLAIERYPELFDGVIVGAPAMMTGDSNTALDRMKVAFNQAAPRDAEGKPIVSEIFPPAVRAVIKQGILDQCDTLDGLEDGVIENVAQCRFDPKKLVCKPGQNEGCLSAKVAGALDQGFQPTLDSLGHLVYPRYPYDTGIVDPMGGLLPTGAPGPFGPAIRDLSYDVDAAAWAAHHDAMQRLVDTNYWTNLNTFLDRGGKTIFYHGTSDFFFSPWATWDWWTRALATNGPRFAEASRFYMVPGMLHCRGGESFDNFDLLSDLVTWVEQGKAPDRPIASRSDGSASRPLCQFPAHAQYTGGDATKPESFQCKLPSEG from the coding sequence ATGCACAAGTCCGCCAGCTTGATCCTTGCCGCCATGCTTGCCGGAGCGACCGCGACCAGCGGCGCGGCACAATCGTCGCCGGCCTCGCTGCCCCGTGAGAGCGGCAAGCGGTTGGCCGGTCCCGCTCTCGGCGAGAAGGACTGCGCCCGCCTCGTGGGACGCAGTTTTGGCGATAGGCTCGAAATCACCTCGGCCACGCAAGTTGCCGCCGCCGCGGCGGGCACGGTCGGGCAGGGGCCTTTCACCAACACCACCCACCTGCCGGCGCACTGCCTGGTCAAGGGGATTATCGACAAGCGCACCGGCGCCGGCGGCAAGACCTACGGCATCCAGTTCGCGCTGGCTTTGCCGCAGGACTGGAGCGGGCGTTTCCTCATGATGGGCGGCGGCGGGCTCAACGGGACCGTCGGCCAGCCTTGGGGCCCGGTCGCGGCGGGAATGACCCCGGCGTTGGCGCGCGGCTTCGCGGTCGTGGCGCACGACAGCGGCCACGCCGGCACCGTGTGGGACAGCAGCTTCAGCGCCGACCAGCGCGCCGCGCTCGACTTCGCTGAGAGCAGCTTGCCGACGGTGACCAAGGCGGCGCGGGCGATCACCGAAACCTATTACGGCAGCCCCGTGGCTCACAGCTACATGACCGGCTGCTCGACCGGCGGGCGCGAGGGGATGCTGGCGATCGAGCGCTATCCCGAGCTGTTCGACGGGGTGATCGTCGGCGCCCCGGCGATGATGACGGGGGATTCGAACACCGCGCTCGACCGGATGAAGGTCGCCTTCAACCAGGCCGCGCCGCGCGACGCGGAGGGCAAGCCGATCGTCTCGGAGATATTTCCCCCGGCCGTACGGGCAGTGATCAAACAGGGCATCCTCGACCAGTGCGACACGCTTGACGGGCTCGAGGACGGAGTGATCGAGAACGTCGCCCAGTGCCGCTTCGACCCCAAGAAGCTTGTCTGCAAGCCGGGACAGAACGAGGGCTGCCTCAGCGCCAAGGTGGCCGGCGCGCTCGACCAGGGCTTCCAGCCGACGCTCGATTCGCTCGGCCACCTGGTCTATCCGCGCTATCCCTACGACACGGGGATCGTCGATCCGATGGGCGGGTTGCTGCCGACCGGCGCGCCGGGACCGTTCGGTCCGGCCATTCGCGACCTGAGCTACGACGTCGACGCCGCCGCCTGGGCGGCGCACCACGATGCGATGCAGCGGCTGGTCGACACCAATTACTGGACCAACCTCAACACCTTCCTCGATCGCGGCGGCAAGACGATCTTCTACCACGGCACGTCGGACTTCTTCTTCAGCCCTTGGGCGACGTGGGACTGGTGGACCCGCGCGCTGGCCACCAACGGCCCCCGGTTTGCCGAGGCGAGCCGGTTCTACATGGTGCCGGGGATGCTTCACTGCCGCGGCGGCGAGAGCTTCGACAATTTCGACCTGTTGAGCGACCTCGTGACCTGGGTAGAGCAGGGCAAGGCGCCCGATCGCCCGATAGCCAGCCGGAGCGACGGCAGCGCAAGCCGTCCGCTGTGCCAGTTCCCGGCTCATGCCCAGTACACCGGAGGCGACGCCACGAAGCCCGAAAGCTTCCAGTGCAAGTTGCCGAGCGAGGGGTGA
- a CDS encoding TadE/TadG family type IV pilus assembly protein, giving the protein MTMRELLTRIRGDERGLAFVEFAFVAPVMIFAILGGLELVNYAMAYMKVNQIAMTVADNAGRVTTGIDEANIYEVFAGANSIGESMNFKSRGRIVLSSLQDNEKKGNKHGQVINWQRCWGDLAVSSAYGKENDGRNDSSLKLGMGAAANRITSISGTAVMFVEVNYDYQPLISATILPITTRIHQESAFNVRGRQNNNISNAQALAKNTC; this is encoded by the coding sequence ATGACGATGCGCGAACTGCTTACCCGCATCCGGGGCGACGAGCGCGGTCTTGCGTTCGTCGAATTTGCCTTCGTCGCCCCGGTGATGATCTTCGCGATCCTCGGCGGGCTCGAGCTGGTCAACTACGCCATGGCCTACATGAAAGTGAACCAGATCGCGATGACCGTGGCGGACAACGCCGGGCGGGTGACCACCGGGATCGACGAGGCCAATATCTACGAGGTCTTCGCCGGGGCCAATTCGATCGGCGAGTCGATGAACTTCAAGAGCCGGGGGCGGATCGTGCTCTCCTCGCTGCAGGACAACGAGAAGAAGGGCAACAAGCACGGGCAGGTGATCAATTGGCAGCGCTGCTGGGGCGATCTTGCCGTCAGCTCGGCCTACGGCAAGGAGAACGACGGGCGCAACGACAGTTCGCTCAAGCTGGGCATGGGGGCCGCGGCCAACCGGATCACCTCCATCTCGGGCACGGCGGTCATGTTCGTCGAGGTCAACTACGACTACCAGCCGCTGATCTCCGCGACGATCCTGCCGATCACCACCCGGATCCATCAGGAAAGCGCCTTCAACGTGCGCGGCCGGCAGAACAACAACATCAGCAACGCCCAGGCGTTGGCCAAAAACACCTGTTGA
- a CDS encoding TadE/TadG family type IV pilus assembly protein — protein MRNRSLGAFAKRLAAERSGAAIIEFALVALPLSMLIMGGLDLGHQSYIRATMQGALNDAARRAAVQDPAFTASGATTEARVRNTIKETLDPITPNATIDITMRSYFDFTGIGSPEKLMTDVNGNGQYDETQGDCFSDLDEDGEFDENAGKSGIGGANDVVFYTARITMPRLFPVAGLLGFPSNYDMSVSTAIRNQPYGTQKTPPVVCGTPA, from the coding sequence ATGAGAAACCGATCTCTCGGCGCCTTTGCCAAGCGCCTGGCCGCCGAGCGGTCTGGCGCGGCGATCATCGAGTTCGCGCTCGTCGCGCTGCCGCTGTCGATGCTGATCATGGGCGGGCTCGACCTCGGCCACCAGAGCTATATCCGCGCGACGATGCAGGGCGCCTTGAACGACGCCGCGCGGCGGGCGGCGGTGCAGGATCCGGCGTTCACTGCCAGCGGCGCGACGACCGAGGCGCGGGTCCGCAACACGATCAAGGAAACGCTCGATCCGATCACACCGAACGCCACGATCGACATCACCATGCGCAGCTATTTCGACTTCACCGGGATCGGCAGTCCCGAGAAGCTGATGACCGACGTCAACGGCAACGGCCAGTACGACGAGACGCAGGGCGATTGCTTTTCGGACCTCGACGAGGACGGCGAGTTCGACGAGAACGCCGGAAAGTCGGGCATCGGCGGCGCGAACGACGTGGTGTTCTACACCGCGCGGATCACGATGCCGCGGCTGTTCCCGGTTGCCGGTCTGCTCGGCTTCCCTTCGAACTACGACATGAGCGTGTCGACCGCGATCCGCAATCAGCCTTACGGCACCCAGAAGACGCCGCCCGTCGTGTGCGGAACCCCGGCATGA
- a CDS encoding pilus assembly protein — MFGSGEFLRRLRRDTKGNTLVIAAAALIPLTALIGSALDLGVAYMTRSRLQNACDAGALAARQFMQGSNFNQSVDDEGHKFFQFNFPNGTAGVATPVFELVQDKNNSSQLIGTASASVPTSIMRIFGFTTIPLKVDCNATRDMGHNDIVLVLDVTGSMNDAPSGGGASKISRLRTGAMGLYRALDNDDGSVTRYGIVPYSHTVNVARSLKNKDILDNQTYVDGTYTYRYCDSNGYSYWNCQWKTSDAKPTAGLSNGNTKYTYNISFAHTGSKTVHISDSYWNNAHGFAAGNTEGFRTSGDGCIEERPSVGSTGTFQIWDYVTRADIDTVAGNAGNQEPLQYGRYDPFVQEGESQDGCPSEAVRLQEYDSEASFQSAINTATARVTGGTYHDIGMLWGTRFVSQTGYFAGNNRNQGDNVTEIDGVPVNMHIVFMTDGKLDTGGTLYSAYGVDDYSRRLGTSGTRNKRHIDRFHSTCDVAKQMGITVWVIALDVTDTDDIDDCATSADQFYTSDGNDLEKVFEKIGQGIGNLRLTR; from the coding sequence ATGTTCGGATCGGGTGAATTCCTGCGGCGCCTGCGCCGCGACACCAAGGGTAATACCCTCGTAATCGCGGCCGCGGCACTGATCCCGCTGACCGCGTTGATCGGCTCTGCGCTCGATCTCGGTGTCGCCTACATGACGCGCAGCCGATTGCAGAACGCCTGCGACGCGGGCGCGCTGGCGGCGCGCCAGTTCATGCAGGGCTCCAACTTCAACCAGAGTGTCGACGACGAGGGCCACAAGTTCTTCCAATTCAATTTTCCCAACGGGACCGCCGGCGTGGCGACCCCCGTCTTCGAACTCGTGCAGGACAAAAACAATTCCTCGCAGTTGATCGGGACGGCCAGCGCCAGTGTGCCGACCTCGATCATGCGGATCTTCGGTTTCACCACCATTCCTCTGAAGGTCGATTGCAACGCCACGCGCGACATGGGTCACAATGACATCGTCCTCGTCCTCGACGTGACGGGTTCGATGAACGACGCACCGAGCGGAGGCGGCGCTTCGAAAATCAGCCGTTTGCGCACGGGTGCGATGGGCCTTTATCGCGCCCTCGACAACGACGACGGTTCGGTGACCCGCTACGGCATCGTGCCCTATTCGCACACAGTCAATGTCGCACGCTCGCTCAAGAACAAGGACATCCTCGACAACCAGACCTATGTCGACGGAACCTACACCTACCGATACTGCGATTCGAACGGCTACTCATACTGGAATTGCCAGTGGAAGACTTCCGACGCGAAGCCGACTGCGGGCCTGTCGAACGGCAACACCAAGTACACTTACAACATCAGTTTTGCACACACCGGTTCGAAGACCGTACATATCAGCGATTCTTACTGGAACAACGCGCACGGCTTTGCGGCCGGTAATACCGAGGGATTCCGGACCAGCGGCGATGGTTGCATAGAAGAGCGTCCGAGCGTCGGTTCGACGGGCACGTTCCAGATCTGGGACTATGTCACCCGGGCCGACATCGACACCGTCGCGGGCAACGCGGGCAACCAAGAGCCGCTGCAGTACGGTCGGTACGATCCCTTCGTTCAGGAAGGCGAATCCCAGGACGGCTGCCCGTCCGAAGCGGTAAGACTGCAGGAATACGACAGCGAGGCCAGTTTCCAGTCTGCGATCAACACCGCGACTGCAAGGGTGACCGGAGGCACTTACCATGACATCGGGATGCTGTGGGGAACCCGTTTCGTTTCGCAAACCGGGTATTTTGCCGGCAACAACCGGAATCAGGGTGATAATGTCACTGAAATCGACGGCGTGCCTGTCAACATGCACATCGTCTTCATGACCGACGGCAAGCTCGATACCGGCGGTACGCTCTACTCGGCTTATGGTGTAGACGACTATTCCAGGCGCCTGGGCACGTCGGGCACGCGCAACAAGCGGCATATCGATCGCTTCCACTCCACCTGCGACGTTGCCAAGCAGATGGGCATTACGGTCTGGGTGATCGCGCTCGATGTAACCGACACGGACGATATTGACGATTGCGCGACGAGCGCCGATCAATTCTACACCAGCGACGGTAACGACCTCGAAAAGGTGTTCGAGAAAATCGGCCAGGGCATCGGCAACCTGCGGTTGACGCGATGA
- a CDS encoding class I SAM-dependent methyltransferase → MGFRYWYEETILPKMIGCACADPKIAALRERVVPLATGRVFEIGCGGGLNHPFYDRQKVTAFAGLDPNGALLEQARKAARGRGWEADIREGKGEAIPFPDASFDTAVCTYTLCSVDDQHQVLSELRRVLKPGGKLLFLEHGRSPDAGPRKWQRRIEPLWKRAMGNCHLTREVSGAVAQGGFELSNTDSTYMDNMPKWAGWMEWGVGVRRGA, encoded by the coding sequence ATGGGCTTTCGATACTGGTACGAAGAGACGATCCTGCCGAAGATGATCGGCTGCGCCTGCGCCGATCCCAAGATCGCCGCACTGCGCGAGCGCGTGGTGCCGCTGGCCACGGGGCGGGTATTCGAGATCGGCTGCGGCGGCGGACTGAACCACCCGTTTTACGATCGTCAGAAGGTCACGGCCTTCGCCGGGCTCGATCCCAACGGCGCCCTGCTCGAACAGGCGCGCAAGGCTGCGCGCGGCCGAGGGTGGGAGGCCGATATCCGCGAGGGCAAAGGCGAGGCGATTCCGTTCCCCGACGCCAGTTTCGATACGGCGGTGTGCACCTACACCCTGTGCTCGGTCGACGACCAGCATCAGGTGCTGAGCGAGCTGAGGCGCGTGCTGAAACCGGGCGGCAAGCTGCTGTTTCTCGAGCACGGGCGATCGCCCGACGCCGGCCCGCGCAAATGGCAACGCCGGATCGAGCCGCTGTGGAAGCGGGCGATGGGCAACTGTCATTTGACCCGCGAGGTTTCCGGCGCGGTGGCGCAGGGCGGCTTCGAGTTGTCGAACACAGACAGCACCTACATGGACAACATGCCGAAGTGGGCCGGCTGGATGGAGTGGGGCGTCGGCGTCCGGCGCGGGGCCTGA
- a CDS encoding succinate dehydrogenase iron-sulfur subunit codes for MAEFTLPQNSKINGKGRTHTAEGASRVQKFKIYRWDPESGENPRYDTFEIDLDDCGPMVLDALIKIKNEVDPTLTFRRSCREGICGSCAMNLNGKNGLACTTAMEDLKGEIRITPLPHMDVVKDLVPDFTHFYAQYASIRPWLQTVTPNPTKERLQSPEQRERLDGLYECILCACCSTACPSYWWNSDKYLGPAILLQAYRWLADSRDEMTGERLDDLEDPFRLYRCHTIMNCANVCPKGLNPAKAIAETKKLLVERQI; via the coding sequence ATGGCCGAATTCACGCTCCCCCAGAACTCCAAGATCAACGGCAAAGGCCGCACCCACACCGCCGAGGGGGCAAGCCGGGTGCAGAAATTCAAGATCTATCGCTGGGACCCGGAAAGCGGCGAAAACCCCCGCTACGACACGTTCGAGATCGATCTCGACGATTGCGGCCCAATGGTTCTCGATGCGCTGATCAAGATCAAGAACGAGGTCGATCCGACGCTGACGTTCCGCCGCTCGTGCCGCGAGGGCATCTGCGGATCGTGCGCGATGAACCTCAACGGCAAGAACGGGCTCGCGTGCACCACGGCGATGGAAGACCTGAAAGGCGAGATTCGCATCACGCCGCTTCCGCACATGGACGTGGTCAAGGATCTGGTTCCCGACTTCACCCACTTCTACGCCCAGTACGCGTCGATCCGTCCCTGGCTGCAGACGGTCACGCCGAATCCGACCAAGGAACGCCTGCAGAGCCCCGAGCAGCGCGAGCGGCTCGACGGCCTCTACGAATGCATCCTGTGCGCCTGCTGCTCGACGGCGTGCCCGAGCTACTGGTGGAATTCGGACAAGTACCTCGGCCCGGCAATCCTGCTGCAGGCCTATCGCTGGCTGGCCGACAGCCGCGACGAGATGACCGGCGAACGGCTCGACGACCTCGAGGACCCGTTCCGGCTCTACCGCTGCCACACGATTATGAACTGCGCCAACGTCTGTCCCAAGGGCCTCAACCCGGCCAAGGCGATCGCCGAGACGAAGAAGCTGCTGGTCGAACGCCAGATCTGA
- a CDS encoding PaaI family thioesterase, whose translation MALEDVLRPCEDPDHSDWYEWRVPGPFNRDVIGRLLVREEADGMARTRIVPAPHMGNVHGMIHGGVITALADATLFAGPGLLTRQDLGASVTVDLSVQFIGAGSMDAPLDGLVSILRETGRMMFCQGRIVQGENPVAGFSGIVRKITA comes from the coding sequence GTGGCCCTCGAGGACGTCCTTAGGCCCTGCGAAGATCCGGACCATTCGGACTGGTACGAATGGCGCGTGCCGGGTCCTTTCAACCGCGACGTGATCGGCCGGCTGCTGGTGCGCGAGGAGGCTGACGGAATGGCTCGCACCCGGATCGTTCCCGCGCCGCACATGGGCAACGTCCACGGCATGATCCACGGCGGCGTCATCACTGCCCTCGCCGACGCGACGCTCTTCGCCGGGCCCGGACTGCTTACCAGACAGGACCTCGGCGCTTCGGTAACCGTCGATCTGTCGGTCCAGTTCATCGGCGCGGGAAGCATGGACGCGCCGCTCGACGGTCTGGTCTCGATCCTGCGCGAAACCGGGCGGATGATGTTCTGCCAGGGCCGGATCGTCCAGGGCGAGAACCCCGTCGCCGGCTTCTCCGGCATCGTCCGCAAGATCACCGCATGA
- the zapE gene encoding cell division protein ZapE has translation MSALLARYDALVAAGELQPDADQRVAAERLQRVQDDLVAARDPGAFARLFGKGPRRVRGVYLWGGVGRGKSMLMDLFVATLEIERKRRVHFHAFMLEVDRLIREERRKETGDPLAPVAARIAEHVRCLAFDEMVVKNTADAAIMGRLFTALICQQNVTVVTTSNRPPGDLYKDGINRSLFLPFIDLVKKELDVVELDGPTDYRLDRIAGLHTWHTPLGDAATAQVREAFFRLTDYPPEDAAHVPSADLDLGGGRTLHVPKSLKGVGVFSFKRLCGEPRGAADYLAIAQCYHTVIVVGIPVMGPENRDEAARFVTLVDTLYENNVKLFATAAAEPEKLYPAGDGSFEFARTVSRLKEMQSDAYMARGHGLEA, from the coding sequence ATGAGCGCCCTTCTCGCGCGCTATGACGCGCTCGTCGCCGCCGGCGAGCTCCAGCCCGATGCCGATCAGCGCGTCGCGGCCGAGCGGCTGCAGCGGGTGCAGGACGACCTCGTCGCGGCGCGCGACCCGGGAGCTTTCGCCCGCCTGTTCGGCAAAGGTCCGCGGCGCGTGCGCGGTGTCTACCTGTGGGGCGGCGTCGGGCGCGGCAAGTCCATGCTGATGGATCTGTTCGTCGCCACGCTCGAGATCGAGCGCAAGCGCCGCGTCCACTTCCACGCCTTCATGCTCGAGGTCGACCGCCTGATCCGCGAGGAACGAAGAAAGGAGACGGGCGACCCGCTCGCCCCGGTCGCCGCGCGCATCGCCGAACACGTCCGCTGCCTCGCCTTCGACGAGATGGTGGTCAAGAACACCGCCGACGCAGCGATCATGGGGCGCCTGTTCACCGCGCTGATCTGCCAGCAGAACGTGACCGTGGTCACCACCTCGAACCGCCCGCCGGGCGATCTCTACAAGGACGGCATCAACCGCAGCCTGTTTCTGCCGTTTATCGACCTGGTGAAGAAGGAACTCGACGTGGTCGAACTCGACGGGCCGACCGATTATCGCCTCGACCGCATCGCCGGCCTTCATACCTGGCACACTCCGCTCGGCGATGCCGCTACGGCGCAGGTGCGCGAGGCGTTCTTCCGCCTGACCGACTACCCGCCCGAAGACGCCGCGCACGTGCCTTCCGCCGACCTCGACCTCGGTGGCGGACGTACCCTGCACGTGCCGAAGAGCCTCAAGGGCGTCGGGGTGTTCAGCTTCAAGCGCTTGTGCGGCGAGCCACGCGGCGCGGCCGACTACCTCGCCATAGCCCAGTGCTACCACACCGTCATCGTGGTCGGCATCCCGGTCATGGGGCCGGAGAACCGCGACGAAGCCGCTCGATTCGTGACGCTGGTCGACACGCTTTACGAAAACAACGTCAAGCTTTTCGCCACGGCCGCGGCGGAGCCCGAGAAGCTCTACCCGGCGGGCGACGGCAGCTTCGAATTCGCCCGGACGGTCAGCCGTCTCAAGGAAATGCAAAGCGATGCCTACATGGCGCGCGGCCACGGTCTGGAGGCTTGA
- a CDS encoding pirin family protein, producing MIDIRPFEDLAHRDHGWLDTRYHFSFSDYMDRERMGWGRIRVWNDDTIAPQTGFPPHSHADMEIITFVRTGAISHKDSLGNEGRTAAGDVQVMSAGSGVAHAEYNLESEATTLFQIWILPDSAGGEPGWGMREFPRGDRAGRWEVLASGNPEGDGALPIRADARVLAASVKAGETVTYEAAPWRHQYLVAVGGRIRINGQEAQPRDGIAITGEEALAVEALEDCEIVMVDAR from the coding sequence ATGATCGACATTCGTCCGTTCGAGGACCTGGCGCACCGCGACCATGGCTGGCTCGACACCCGCTATCATTTCTCGTTTTCCGACTACATGGACCGCGAGCGCATGGGCTGGGGCCGGATCCGGGTGTGGAACGACGACACCATTGCCCCGCAGACCGGTTTTCCGCCGCATTCGCACGCCGACATGGAAATCATCACTTTCGTCCGCACCGGTGCGATCAGTCACAAGGATTCGCTCGGCAACGAGGGCCGCACCGCGGCCGGCGATGTGCAGGTGATGAGCGCCGGCAGCGGCGTGGCTCACGCCGAGTACAACCTCGAAAGCGAAGCCACGACGCTGTTCCAGATCTGGATCCTGCCCGACAGCGCAGGGGGCGAGCCCGGTTGGGGCATGCGCGAATTTCCGCGTGGCGACCGCGCCGGACGCTGGGAAGTCCTCGCCAGCGGCAATCCTGAAGGCGACGGTGCACTGCCCATTCGGGCCGATGCGCGCGTCCTCGCAGCAAGCGTCAAAGCCGGCGAGACGGTGACCTACGAGGCTGCTCCTTGGCGCCACCAGTATCTCGTCGCCGTGGGCGGACGCATCCGCATCAATGGGCAAGAGGCGCAACCACGCGACGGAATCGCCATTACCGGCGAAGAAGCGCTCGCGGTCGAGGCGCTCGAGGATTGCGAAATAGTGATGGTCGACGCCCGCTAG
- a CDS encoding crotonase/enoyl-CoA hydratase family protein: MNELECHYDIQTASLWTYMRPKGRPSFTPPMLRDFDTWQRLISNNFGTDKADLRYLILGSRAPGVFCFGGDLALFQELIRSGDRQALAQYGFRCVEILHRNMRSLDLPMLTIGLVEGAALGGGFEALLSFDFIIAERGATFGLPEILFGLFPGMGAHAILSRKLGSAMADRLILSNETYTAEQMYDLGIVSYLAEPGEGAKACRDFIKRSERRHPGLVNSRKAMKHTRPIELRELKDIVELWADAAIQLTEQDLKVMSRLTRAQERVAAA, encoded by the coding sequence ATGAACGAGCTAGAGTGTCACTACGATATCCAGACGGCGAGCCTGTGGACCTATATGCGTCCCAAAGGCCGACCGAGTTTTACTCCGCCAATGCTTCGCGATTTTGACACTTGGCAAAGGCTGATTTCGAACAATTTCGGTACCGACAAGGCCGACCTTCGCTATCTGATCCTTGGCAGCCGCGCACCCGGCGTGTTCTGCTTCGGCGGCGATCTTGCACTGTTCCAGGAGCTGATCCGCTCGGGCGACCGGCAGGCGCTGGCGCAATACGGCTTCCGCTGCGTCGAAATTCTGCACCGCAACATGCGTTCGCTCGACCTGCCGATGCTGACCATCGGCCTCGTTGAAGGCGCGGCGCTCGGCGGCGGGTTCGAAGCGTTGTTGTCGTTCGATTTCATCATCGCCGAGCGCGGGGCGACCTTTGGACTCCCCGAAATCCTGTTCGGCCTGTTCCCCGGCATGGGCGCGCATGCGATCCTCTCGCGCAAGCTCGGCTCGGCGATGGCGGACCGCTTGATCCTCTCGAACGAGACTTACACCGCCGAGCAGATGTACGACCTCGGCATCGTCAGCTATCTTGCCGAACCGGGCGAGGGCGCGAAGGCCTGTCGCGATTTCATCAAGCGCAGCGAAAGGCGTCATCCGGGTCTCGTGAACTCGCGCAAGGCGATGAAGCATACGCGCCCGATCGAGTTGCGCGAGCTCAAGGATATCGTCGAATTGTGGGCCGACGCGGCGATTCAGCTTACCGAGCAGGACCTCAAGGTGATGAGCCGTCTAACGCGCGCGCAGGAGCGAGTCGCGGCGGCCTGA